One window from the genome of Desulfuromonas acetoxidans DSM 684 encodes:
- a CDS encoding alpha/beta hydrolase produces the protein MINAFHILFCRCLAVIFLCMLASCAAPPPTTMAPRPVVTPWTTVDVFYGTNRKATGEVGPNHVFGTQLGDLRYGVCQVTIPATHAPGEIERPEWYKFEFSEDPVKHVTIRTLRHLSRDEFATVFSVARQEMNTEDILIFIHGFSNTFDESVRRTGQLCYDLGFPGIAMTYSWPSQGAFSVANYYRDEDYVRQSIPYLKQFLLDVVRNADGARINIIAHSMGNRLMTRTIAEIEKEAPQAVFNQIILAAPDVDAKVFKENIFPRMAGKARHFTLYASSEDKALMASRVLHDQSRLGESGEFLTIVPGLDTIDSTGVDPSTLGHSYYSSTRTLLNDIHDLVIESVPPEKRYLRHVPGRPAAYWQMVFDSDE, from the coding sequence ATGATAAACGCCTTTCATATCCTGTTTTGTCGCTGTCTCGCGGTCATTTTTCTCTGCATGCTGGCAAGCTGTGCCGCACCACCTCCGACCACAATGGCACCCAGGCCGGTGGTAACGCCCTGGACCACGGTTGACGTGTTCTATGGCACTAATCGAAAAGCTACCGGTGAGGTGGGTCCCAACCACGTTTTTGGCACCCAATTGGGTGATCTGCGTTATGGGGTGTGCCAAGTGACGATCCCGGCAACCCATGCGCCGGGCGAAATTGAGCGACCTGAATGGTATAAGTTTGAGTTTAGCGAAGATCCGGTCAAGCATGTGACGATTCGTACCTTGCGTCATTTGAGCCGTGATGAATTCGCCACAGTGTTTAGCGTGGCGCGCCAGGAGATGAACACGGAAGATATCCTGATTTTCATTCATGGTTTCAGCAATACGTTTGATGAGTCGGTACGACGAACCGGGCAACTTTGTTACGATCTTGGCTTCCCCGGCATTGCCATGACCTATAGCTGGCCCTCACAGGGGGCTTTTTCGGTGGCCAATTATTACCGCGATGAAGACTATGTCCGCCAATCGATTCCTTATCTGAAACAGTTTCTTCTTGATGTTGTTCGCAATGCGGACGGTGCTCGCATCAATATTATTGCCCACAGCATGGGCAATCGCCTGATGACCAGGACCATTGCCGAGATTGAAAAGGAAGCGCCTCAGGCGGTGTTTAATCAGATTATTCTGGCAGCGCCCGATGTCGATGCTAAGGTGTTCAAGGAGAATATCTTTCCGCGGATGGCGGGAAAAGCCCGGCACTTTACGTTGTATGCTTCTTCTGAAGACAAGGCCCTGATGGCGTCACGTGTGTTGCATGATCAGTCACGTCTCGGCGAATCTGGCGAATTCCTGACCATTGTGCCAGGGCTGGATACCATCGATTCAACCGGGGTCGACCCGAGTACACTGGGGCATTCCTACTACTCTTCAACGCGGACGCTGCTTAACGATATTCATGACCTGGTGATCGAAAGTGTTCCACCGGAGAAACGTTATCTGCGCCATGTTCCGGGACGGCCTGCTGCTTACTGGCAGATGGTGTTTGACAGCGATGAGTGA
- a CDS encoding GFA family protein, with the protein MDTKTTGSCLCGEVTFEITGPFTTFFLCHCERCRKDTGSAHASNLFSTSAKLTWLSGENKVTTFTLPETRHSKSFCTICGSALPIQLNEKLIQVPAGCLDSDVTMRPTAHIFLSDKANWDHDLDTVAKFDALPH; encoded by the coding sequence ATGGACACCAAAACCACCGGATCATGTCTGTGCGGTGAAGTCACTTTTGAAATAACCGGCCCGTTCACAACGTTCTTTCTCTGTCATTGTGAGCGCTGTCGTAAAGACACTGGTTCTGCCCATGCTTCCAACCTCTTTTCTACATCAGCCAAACTGACCTGGCTTAGCGGAGAAAATAAAGTCACAACCTTCACCCTGCCGGAAACACGCCACAGTAAAAGTTTTTGCACCATCTGCGGGTCTGCTTTGCCCATCCAACTCAATGAAAAGCTGATCCAGGTTCCTGCCGGCTGCCTGGACAGTGATGTGACCATGCGCCCCACAGCGCACATTTTTCTTTCCGACAAAGCCAACTGGGATCACGATCTGGACACCGTTGCCAAGTTTGACGCTTTGCCACACTAA
- a CDS encoding 4Fe-4S binding protein — protein MILGARPWAPQSVRSGRGVEKYFTLTFKESIHRLFFQGKTMKINHVHLIYFSPTGTTRKVIDAIAAGMAAEKISRYDLTLSQTPQEQFLSEGIAVIGIPVYAGRVPVGCLDRLANFSANQIPTILVALYGNREFEDALVELQDITSEKGFNVVAAGAFIGEHSYATSSHPVAVGRPDANDLSLAESFGQQIVDKIERDCFDTPVIDGNHPYRDRVAFGGIAPETDAEKCTLCGTCAEVCPVGIVTVADSVTTQAEPCIMCCACVKACKMGARSLNHPMIEGIREFLMKNCSTPKKPQIYL, from the coding sequence TTGATTTTAGGCGCCCGTCCATGGGCTCCACAGTCTGTTAGATCGGGAAGAGGGGTTGAAAAATATTTTACGCTAACTTTCAAAGAATCAATCCATCGTCTGTTTTTTCAAGGGAAAACCATGAAAATAAACCATGTTCATCTTATCTACTTTTCACCGACCGGAACCACGCGCAAAGTTATCGACGCGATTGCCGCAGGGATGGCGGCTGAAAAAATCAGTCGTTACGATTTAACGCTCTCTCAGACACCGCAGGAACAGTTCTTGTCGGAAGGTATTGCAGTTATTGGTATCCCTGTTTACGCAGGGCGTGTGCCTGTTGGTTGCCTGGACAGGCTGGCGAATTTTTCAGCGAACCAGATTCCCACTATTTTAGTGGCTCTGTATGGCAACCGTGAATTTGAAGATGCCTTGGTTGAGTTGCAGGACATCACCTCTGAAAAGGGCTTTAACGTGGTTGCGGCTGGGGCTTTTATTGGTGAGCATTCCTATGCGACCTCATCGCATCCTGTTGCCGTAGGTCGACCTGATGCGAATGATTTGAGTCTGGCGGAGTCTTTTGGACAACAGATTGTAGACAAAATTGAACGGGATTGTTTTGATACGCCCGTCATTGACGGCAATCACCCTTACCGGGACAGGGTGGCGTTTGGTGGAATCGCGCCGGAAACAGATGCTGAAAAATGTACGCTTTGCGGGACCTGTGCTGAGGTGTGCCCTGTTGGCATTGTGACGGTAGCCGATTCGGTTACAACACAGGCAGAACCGTGCATTATGTGCTGTGCCTGTGTGAAGGCATGTAAAATGGGCGCACGGTCTTTGAATCACCCGATGATTGAAGGGATCAGAGAGTTTCTGATGAAGAACTGCTCTACGCCGAAAAAACCTCAAATCTATTTATAA
- a CDS encoding PhzF family phenazine biosynthesis protein, translating to MSSARSYRYRVVDVFTDQAMEGNALAVFPDASGIDDITMQKIAKELNLSETSFVIPATRTNCSVGVRIFTPSKEMDFAGHPTIGTSFVLLDEGIIPADSEHFVLEEKVGPVPVRVDTGIRPLIWLQTPPISRGITFDRTACSLALGLNTSDLLPVTPQLLSAGNPTVFIALKDRDAVDRAWLDSRGSAALRKDYPEPMCVFVFTPTPDGAYSRMFAPEYGIAEDPATGSSTGPLAAYMMQHGLVACTAGTRLTSEQGTKMGRRSILHVHIHGDRGQEGIEVGGRVVSVAEAIMRF from the coding sequence ATGAGTAGTGCTCGCTCATACCGTTATCGAGTCGTTGATGTTTTTACGGATCAGGCAATGGAAGGAAACGCTCTTGCCGTATTTCCAGATGCTTCTGGAATCGACGATATAACCATGCAGAAGATCGCCAAAGAACTAAATCTGTCAGAAACGAGCTTCGTCATTCCGGCAACCCGGACTAACTGCTCGGTGGGCGTACGGATATTTACACCTTCGAAAGAGATGGATTTTGCTGGCCATCCTACTATTGGCACAAGTTTTGTTCTTCTGGACGAGGGAATCATACCAGCAGACAGCGAGCACTTCGTGCTTGAGGAAAAAGTCGGTCCCGTACCGGTCCGTGTTGACACGGGCATACGTCCGTTGATTTGGCTACAAACTCCTCCTATCAGCAGGGGAATAACTTTCGACCGGACTGCCTGCTCTCTTGCATTGGGGCTTAATACAAGCGATCTCCTTCCTGTCACCCCCCAACTCCTGAGTGCGGGTAACCCTACAGTATTCATAGCGTTGAAAGACAGAGACGCAGTCGATCGCGCTTGGCTCGATTCTCGTGGCTCCGCTGCTCTCAGAAAAGACTATCCTGAACCTATGTGTGTCTTTGTGTTTACACCGACTCCTGATGGAGCCTACTCCCGAATGTTCGCTCCTGAGTACGGCATTGCAGAAGATCCGGCAACTGGAAGCTCAACAGGCCCGCTTGCCGCATACATGATGCAGCATGGGCTTGTTGCATGCACCGCTGGTACAAGGCTTACAAGCGAACAGGGGACAAAAATGGGGCGTCGAAGTATATTGCACGTTCACATTCACGGAGACAGAGGGCAGGAGGGGATCGAAGTCGGTGGTCGCGTTGTGTCTGTTGCTGAAGCAATAATGAGGTTTTAA
- a CDS encoding flavin reductase family protein produces the protein MEEMNIHTAFTLLEPGPVILVTTNDGHKNNIMTISWTMVMDFTPSFALTTGPWNHSYAALRQTRECVLSIPTVDLLDQVIGVGTCSGRTTDKFSAFGLTPVQAECVKAPLIKECLANIECRVTEIMEDQHIVVLEGLKAWFDKEREETRTLHAIGDGTFIVDGQRLDRREMMQPKLPDGV, from the coding sequence ATGGAAGAGATGAATATCCATACGGCCTTTACCCTGCTTGAACCCGGCCCCGTCATCCTGGTAACCACCAACGATGGCCACAAAAACAACATCATGACCATCTCGTGGACCATGGTCATGGACTTCACCCCCAGTTTCGCCCTTACCACCGGTCCATGGAACCATTCTTACGCTGCTTTGAGGCAAACCAGAGAGTGCGTTCTATCCATCCCCACAGTTGACCTGCTTGATCAGGTTATCGGTGTCGGAACCTGTTCAGGCCGCACCACAGACAAATTTTCCGCCTTCGGCCTCACACCTGTTCAAGCGGAGTGTGTCAAAGCACCGTTGATCAAGGAGTGCCTGGCTAATATCGAATGCCGCGTGACGGAAATCATGGAAGATCAACACATTGTTGTCCTCGAAGGTCTCAAAGCCTGGTTCGATAAAGAACGGGAAGAAACACGCACGCTGCACGCAATTGGCGATGGCACGTTTATCGTCGATGGTCAGAGACTGGATCGCCGCGAGATGATGCAACCCAAGCTTCCCGATGGTGTGTAA
- the rsgA gene encoding ribosome small subunit-dependent GTPase A codes for MSYDTNSPVKSLPQLGWSHFFQQQLDLYEWENTLPCRVAAVHGQHIDVFSNHGQHQLSLPGSWQQLDIIDRPTVGDWLLVEHDTLKPQRLLQRTSLFRRKAAGLEAKQQLIAANIDTLFIVTSCNQDFNPSRLERYLALAYDAEMQPIVVLTKTDLVNDVSPFITEARSLKHDLLVEAVNSLDHHSCEALLTWCGPGQTVALTGSSGVGKSTLINTLCGHSDQATAAIREDDAKGRHTTTARSLHFLPEGGILIDNPGMRELQLADCEDGIANLFEEIEQLARNCKFNDCSHQGEHGCAVSKAVESGSLEPRRLSSYLKLKAEQQRNSETIAERRSREKSFRKMCRTVTSDKRKRQEDH; via the coding sequence ATGTCTTACGACACTAACTCACCGGTAAAATCACTCCCACAACTGGGATGGAGTCATTTTTTTCAACAACAACTCGACCTCTATGAATGGGAAAACACCCTTCCCTGTCGCGTCGCCGCAGTCCATGGCCAGCACATTGATGTGTTCTCCAATCACGGCCAACACCAACTCAGCCTACCCGGATCATGGCAGCAGTTAGACATCATTGACCGCCCTACAGTAGGTGACTGGCTGCTTGTGGAGCACGACACGCTGAAACCTCAACGCTTGCTACAACGCACCAGCTTGTTTCGCCGCAAAGCCGCCGGTTTAGAGGCAAAGCAACAACTTATTGCCGCCAACATCGACACGCTGTTTATCGTCACCTCCTGTAATCAGGACTTCAACCCATCGCGCCTGGAACGCTATCTGGCGCTGGCTTACGATGCTGAAATGCAGCCGATTGTCGTACTGACCAAAACAGACCTGGTGAACGATGTATCGCCCTTTATCACTGAGGCACGCAGCCTGAAACACGATCTGCTGGTTGAAGCCGTCAATAGCCTTGACCACCACTCCTGCGAAGCACTTCTCACCTGGTGCGGACCCGGCCAGACCGTCGCCCTCACCGGCTCATCTGGCGTCGGCAAATCGACTCTGATAAATACCCTGTGTGGCCACTCGGATCAGGCCACCGCCGCCATCCGCGAAGATGATGCCAAAGGGCGTCACACAACCACAGCGCGATCACTGCATTTCCTGCCCGAGGGCGGCATTCTCATCGATAATCCGGGTATGCGCGAACTGCAACTGGCCGACTGTGAGGACGGCATTGCCAACCTGTTTGAGGAGATCGAGCAATTGGCTCGAAACTGCAAGTTTAACGATTGCAGCCACCAGGGCGAACACGGTTGTGCCGTGAGCAAAGCCGTGGAAAGTGGCTCACTCGAACCGCGCAGACTGAGCAGTTACCTCAAACTCAAGGCCGAGCAACAAAGGAACAGTGAGACGATTGCTGAACGACGTAGCCGAGAAAAAAGCTTTCGCAAGATGTGTCGCACTGTTACATCCGACAAACGTAAGCGGCAGGAGGATCATTGA
- a CDS encoding MmcQ/YjbR family DNA-binding protein, with the protein MNFETLRSYLLSKPAAVETFPFDEETLVLKVCGKMFALLNIHGDPLRINLKCDPDKAEVLRELFPAIIPGYHMNKRHWNTVILDGSIADDEIFSMIDDSYDLVVQGLPKSKRPVSPS; encoded by the coding sequence ATGAATTTCGAAACCTTACGCAGCTACCTGTTATCCAAACCAGCAGCCGTTGAAACCTTCCCTTTCGATGAAGAGACATTGGTGCTGAAGGTTTGCGGCAAAATGTTTGCTTTGTTGAATATTCATGGTGATCCGTTGCGGATAAATTTGAAATGCGACCCTGATAAAGCGGAGGTTTTGCGCGAGTTGTTTCCCGCAATCATCCCCGGCTATCACATGAATAAGCGCCACTGGAATACGGTGATTCTTGACGGTTCGATTGCTGACGATGAGATCTTTTCGATGATTGATGATTCGTATGATCTGGTGGTTCAGGGGCTGCCGAAATCTAAGAGGCCTGTTTCTCCTTCCTGA
- a CDS encoding cold-shock protein → MAEGSVKWFNDSKGFGFIEQDNGPDVFVHFSAIQGDGFKSLAEGDRVSFDVTDGQKGPQSANVRRI, encoded by the coding sequence ATGGCAGAAGGTTCAGTAAAGTGGTTTAACGATTCGAAGGGCTTTGGTTTTATCGAACAGGACAATGGTCCTGATGTATTCGTCCATTTCTCAGCAATTCAAGGCGACGGCTTTAAGTCTCTGGCTGAGGGCGACCGCGTCTCTTTCGACGTGACCGATGGTCAAAAAGGTCCCCAATCTGCGAACGTGCGCAGAATTTAG
- a CDS encoding PEP-CTERM sorting domain-containing protein, with product MKKLVLSLSVFVLCAITSGANAYLINPLTITASDPSTFNGDLNYLTDSSFPSEWGYWKTNTVWWSPGHTNVPYLDIDLGGTFRITDVVISVDNNDGYTLDYLGSGSTWTNAFTIASTMGEVGSGMDTMSTKDWEGEYISLIDFAAFETQALRLTGVTPSDYNYSVGEIQIFGTEVAPAPVPEPSTLLLLCGGLFCLICYSRKHIKS from the coding sequence ATGAAAAAACTGGTTTTGAGCTTATCTGTCTTCGTGTTATGTGCAATCACTTCTGGAGCAAATGCTTATCTCATCAACCCGTTAACAATTACCGCATCAGATCCTTCGACCTTCAATGGTGATCTCAATTATCTGACCGATAGTTCCTTTCCTTCGGAATGGGGCTACTGGAAAACCAACACCGTGTGGTGGTCACCTGGCCACACAAATGTACCCTACCTTGATATTGACCTTGGAGGGACGTTCCGTATCACTGACGTCGTCATTTCAGTCGACAACAATGATGGCTACACCCTTGATTACCTTGGCAGTGGTTCAACATGGACAAATGCCTTTACAATCGCCAGCACAATGGGTGAGGTCGGCAGCGGCATGGACACCATGAGTACAAAAGACTGGGAAGGGGAATATATCTCTCTGATCGATTTCGCCGCATTTGAAACTCAGGCGTTGCGACTGACCGGCGTTACCCCTTCCGACTATAATTATTCAGTGGGAGAAATTCAAATATTCGGCACCGAAGTCGCGCCGGCACCTGTTCCCGAGCCCTCAACCCTTCTTCTGTTGTGTGGCGGCCTGTTCTGTCTCATCTGTTACAGTCGCAAACACATAAAAAGCTAA
- a CDS encoding TonB-dependent receptor plug domain-containing protein, with protein MKTMQWNILMAALLCVIMAGTGSVWAEEADQEYDLGQIIVTADRYPVNEQKSARFVTVLTAEQLEESGGNNVIDALKRSGTLSYKSLAPLGVSRMGMKSEVSIRGLEDGELVLINGVPIQSASGGSYDLNAIGLDQIERVEILSGAASTLYGADAMTGVINIITRQPGQQCSPYASVELGELGYQNHSVGLTSEKLNLGARYQRLDGIDTIYRKFSAKSPYRYDMQATDQLSASLNYRPAEHWTIDYLVTTIETGFVKRYDSPSKEPIFYDQDQEKHFADIRYEADNVAVKGFYSFDELTKNQTSPSAPEEKRRNYNYGFSGDYRFNAFSLKQTIGADITRRVADYDYSYGRHARDDSALFWQVKRPFFERLLVSAGAREQWINGYDGARNYSRFLPSAGLNFEVTSALHLFANAGKAFRAPSFNDQYYSTATRVGNPDLEPEEGWTYEAGMKYDHPAIHLRVAVFLMKFEDKIISYERADGMNSYYNAGDYENQGIEWKLVFAPFHQGQGVWKNLSFSARGFVANPKADDSDGVLTQVGPRVQTAFGIKYLGRLFTFNVDLINLNDREDDLESEITVNLYSRYQLPVGALTFSVDNLFDEEVVTGGSTTSEYYGLGRLIKAGYEIRL; from the coding sequence ATGAAAACAATGCAATGGAATATCCTGATGGCTGCCCTGCTGTGCGTCATCATGGCCGGGACCGGCAGCGTGTGGGCCGAAGAAGCAGACCAGGAGTATGATCTCGGTCAGATCATTGTCACTGCTGACCGTTATCCGGTCAACGAACAGAAAAGTGCCCGCTTTGTCACGGTGCTGACGGCAGAGCAGTTGGAAGAATCCGGAGGGAACAACGTCATTGATGCCCTCAAGCGCAGTGGCACGCTATCGTACAAATCGTTAGCGCCGCTCGGAGTCAGTCGCATGGGTATGAAAAGCGAAGTCAGCATCCGCGGTTTGGAAGATGGCGAGCTGGTATTAATCAACGGCGTGCCGATTCAAAGCGCCTCCGGAGGCAGTTACGACCTCAACGCCATCGGCCTTGATCAGATCGAGCGGGTTGAAATCCTCAGTGGAGCCGCATCGACCCTGTACGGTGCCGATGCCATGACCGGTGTCATCAACATCATCACCCGCCAACCCGGCCAACAATGTTCCCCCTACGCCAGCGTCGAATTAGGCGAACTCGGTTATCAGAACCACAGCGTCGGTCTGACCAGCGAAAAGCTCAACCTCGGAGCCCGCTATCAGCGCCTTGACGGCATCGATACCATCTATCGTAAATTTTCAGCCAAGAGTCCCTACCGCTATGACATGCAGGCCACCGATCAGCTCTCGGCCAGCCTCAATTACCGTCCGGCAGAGCACTGGACCATCGACTACTTGGTAACAACCATTGAAACCGGCTTTGTTAAACGCTATGACAGTCCGAGCAAGGAGCCGATTTTCTATGATCAAGATCAGGAAAAGCACTTTGCCGACATCCGCTACGAGGCAGACAATGTTGCCGTCAAAGGTTTCTATTCCTTTGATGAGCTGACCAAAAACCAAACATCACCCAGTGCCCCGGAGGAAAAACGCCGCAACTACAACTACGGTTTCAGTGGCGATTACCGTTTTAACGCCTTCAGCCTGAAGCAAACCATCGGTGCAGACATCACCCGCCGGGTGGCCGATTACGACTACTCCTACGGTCGCCACGCCCGTGATGACAGTGCTCTGTTCTGGCAGGTGAAGCGCCCTTTCTTTGAGCGCCTGCTCGTCAGTGCCGGAGCGCGGGAACAATGGATTAATGGCTACGATGGTGCCCGCAACTACAGTCGTTTTCTGCCCAGTGCCGGACTCAACTTCGAGGTAACATCGGCTTTACACCTGTTTGCCAATGCCGGTAAAGCATTTCGCGCCCCCAGTTTCAATGATCAGTATTATTCCACGGCAACCCGCGTCGGCAACCCCGACCTGGAACCTGAAGAGGGTTGGACCTATGAAGCCGGGATGAAATACGACCACCCTGCCATCCATCTGCGTGTGGCAGTGTTCCTGATGAAGTTCGAAGACAAAATCATTTCGTACGAACGCGCTGATGGGATGAACAGCTATTACAACGCCGGTGATTACGAAAACCAGGGCATCGAATGGAAACTGGTCTTCGCTCCCTTTCATCAGGGACAAGGTGTCTGGAAAAATCTGTCTTTTTCAGCGCGCGGTTTTGTCGCCAACCCAAAAGCCGACGATAGCGACGGTGTCCTGACCCAGGTGGGGCCACGGGTCCAGACCGCCTTTGGCATAAAATATCTGGGCCGTCTGTTCACATTCAATGTCGATCTCATCAATCTTAATGACCGCGAAGACGACTTGGAAAGTGAAATCACCGTCAACCTGTACAGCCGGTATCAACTACCGGTGGGTGCTCTCACCTTCAGCGTCGACAACCTGTTCGATGAAGAGGTTGTTACCGGAGGCTCCACCACATCGGAATACTATGGGTTGGGCCGCCTGATCAAAGCAGGCTACGAAATTCGTTTATAG
- a CDS encoding GTP pyrophosphokinase — protein MASLDFELEKHNFTKYYENNRPLFEEAKNAYISVIKSLIKQADVGEVTKVEGRVKNKEECIKKFQRKYQDKLEAADQPYEIKNYLSDLIGLRIVCLYEDQIADVSKLLKNHFKIIDVSDKIAAIESTEDLFGYKGLHMDLSFAKEMAALPKNQPFAEYPFEVQIRSLIQDAWSVLDHKIKYKKSIPNDLKRRINVLSALFELADREFKEIRNATTELIQQATVSPLGDVLEDNCEAPGSAATETGGKAFNVFHFLRVAGHFFKDFEFEDYKVDNFVQDILRLDNGFQKSALHKSLVENLKIVKEYRDHFIEGNPESTFSPYTVIRHCLYLYDQETFKRILAKGSTGRFVSWLGQNHSTP, from the coding sequence TTGGCCTCTCTGGATTTCGAGCTTGAAAAGCATAATTTTACAAAATATTACGAGAACAACAGGCCCCTTTTTGAGGAGGCCAAAAACGCTTATATCAGTGTGATCAAATCACTGATTAAACAGGCTGATGTCGGCGAAGTGACTAAGGTCGAAGGCCGGGTCAAGAATAAAGAAGAGTGCATTAAAAAGTTTCAGCGCAAATACCAAGACAAACTCGAAGCAGCTGACCAGCCCTATGAGATCAAAAACTATCTCTCTGATTTGATTGGGCTTCGCATCGTCTGTCTCTATGAAGACCAGATTGCGGACGTCTCGAAACTCTTGAAGAATCATTTCAAGATCATTGACGTTTCGGATAAAATCGCGGCTATTGAGAGCACCGAGGATTTGTTCGGTTATAAAGGGTTGCATATGGATCTGTCGTTTGCCAAAGAGATGGCTGCCTTGCCCAAAAATCAGCCATTTGCAGAGTATCCCTTTGAAGTTCAGATCAGGTCATTGATTCAGGACGCTTGGAGTGTGCTGGACCACAAAATCAAATACAAGAAATCGATCCCCAATGATCTTAAGCGCAGGATCAATGTTCTTTCCGCCCTGTTCGAGCTGGCCGACCGAGAATTTAAAGAGATCCGCAACGCCACCACCGAGTTGATCCAACAGGCGACAGTTTCGCCGCTCGGCGATGTTCTTGAAGACAACTGTGAAGCTCCAGGGTCCGCTGCAACGGAAACCGGTGGAAAAGCGTTCAATGTTTTCCATTTTCTGCGGGTCGCCGGGCATTTCTTCAAGGATTTTGAGTTTGAAGACTACAAGGTTGATAACTTTGTCCAGGATATACTGCGGTTGGATAACGGTTTTCAAAAGTCGGCCCTTCATAAAAGCTTGGTCGAAAACCTGAAAATCGTCAAAGAGTATCGCGATCATTTCATTGAAGGAAACCCTGAAAGCACCTTCAGCCCTTATACTGTGATCAGGCATTGCCTGTATCTCTACGATCAGGAAACTTTTAAGCGGATATTGGCCAAAGGGTCGACCGGCCGCTTTGTCAGTTGGTTAGGGCAGAACCATTCAACCCCCTGA
- a CDS encoding NINE protein: protein MSRCTITCPHCSFSKDVERDPALLHGKTVTCPKCKKAFPFVASDSVPPVPPAQPEQPIIEPEASPKAASETEDAPQHKFCSTCGSQIHIKAEICPKCGVRVAPPRNVVNKVALLVITFFLGGLGGHKFYLKKNLQGVLYLLFFWTYIPTLVAFIEFIIYACKSEPELQEKYPETSTGGIFIVLLVPVLLAIVGILAAIAIPQYVAYRQKAGNVAASTALTTCQQRVSDYYMDNGTLPMDASQLSCQAINGVSLYYLPIGTDDYQLISFSEHGNKAYLVNDNDVEVVEADKAQIKEELTGEVGVELLSPGFYFVK, encoded by the coding sequence ATGAGTCGCTGCACCATTACCTGTCCACACTGTAGTTTCAGTAAAGATGTTGAACGTGACCCTGCCTTGTTGCATGGCAAGACAGTGACCTGCCCAAAGTGCAAGAAGGCATTTCCTTTTGTTGCATCAGACTCAGTTCCTCCTGTACCACCTGCCCAACCTGAGCAGCCCATTATCGAACCTGAAGCCAGCCCGAAAGCAGCATCAGAAACAGAAGACGCTCCTCAGCACAAGTTTTGCTCAACCTGTGGCAGCCAGATTCACATTAAAGCGGAAATTTGTCCGAAGTGTGGGGTGCGTGTAGCTCCGCCACGTAATGTGGTGAACAAGGTTGCCTTGCTGGTGATCACGTTTTTCCTTGGTGGGCTTGGTGGGCATAAATTTTATCTGAAGAAAAATCTGCAAGGGGTATTGTATCTCTTGTTCTTTTGGACTTATATTCCGACGCTGGTGGCGTTTATTGAGTTCATTATTTATGCCTGCAAGAGCGAGCCTGAGTTACAGGAGAAGTATCCTGAGACCAGTACCGGTGGAATTTTCATCGTCCTGCTTGTGCCTGTTCTGCTCGCCATCGTCGGCATTTTAGCGGCCATTGCCATTCCTCAGTATGTTGCTTATCGGCAGAAGGCGGGTAACGTTGCGGCTAGCACGGCACTGACAACCTGCCAGCAGCGGGTGAGTGACTATTACATGGATAACGGCACATTGCCCATGGACGCAAGCCAGCTTTCTTGTCAGGCGATCAACGGTGTCTCTCTTTATTACCTGCCAATTGGCACTGATGACTATCAACTGATCAGCTTTTCTGAGCATGGTAACAAAGCATATTTGGTGAATGATAATGATGTTGAAGTTGTTGAGGCGGACAAAGCTCAGATAAAGGAAGAGCTGACCGGTGAAGTTGGTGTTGAGCTGTTGTCGCCTGGGTTTTATTTTGTGAAGTAG